In Electrophorus electricus isolate fEleEle1 chromosome 1, fEleEle1.pri, whole genome shotgun sequence, a single window of DNA contains:
- the LOC118241913 gene encoding C-X-C chemokine receptor type 1-like, whose protein sequence is MEGLSHVFQSDEFSDYFDNTTDNITFIGSYNPEHALACVQSTPAGLHIFLFVFYLLVFLQAIAGNLVVVWVVCSSQNRLSPSELFLFHLALADLLLAVTLPLLAVSVLQGWLFGNVACKLVGMALEVNFYASVLFLVCISADRYMVVVHAAKEARGSYGGRSTRSWVTCAFVWGLGSILSLPATIYNRAYLFPGKDGKMQCGEHYDISSAQQWRLAMRMLSHLLGFLLPLAAMLGFYGVTISRLVHTRGLRKHKAMRLIVAVVAAFLLCWCPYHVATMMDTLLRAELVESSCRRRHEADLALKVTHSLGVLHCCVNPVLYAFVGEKFRTNLWRLTRKLCKREPVTRLSRSTSTTSQDGNNALM, encoded by the exons ATGGAAG GCCTCAGCCACGTTTTCCAAAGTGATGAGTTTTCTGACTATTTTGACAATACTACTGACAACATAACCTTCATAGGGTCCTACAATCCGGAGCACGCCCTGGCctgtgttcagtcaacaccaGCAGGCTTGCACATCTTCCTCTTCGTCTTCTACTTGCTAGTCTTCCTGCAGGCCATCGCTGGAAACCtcgtggtggtgtgggtggtgtgctCCAGCCAGAACAGGCTCAGTCCGTCGGAGCTCTTCCTGTTCCACCTGGCCCTGGCGGACCTGCTGCTGGCCGTCACGCTACCACTGCTGGCCGTGTCGGTCCTGCAGGGCTGGCTGTTTGGCAACGTCGCCTGCAAGCTGGTCGGCATGGCTCTGGAGGTGAACTTCTACGCCAGTGTGCTGTTCCTGGTCTGCATCAGCGCCGACcgctacatggtggtggtgcaTGCCGCCAAGGAGGCCCGGGGTAGCTACGGCGGGCGCAGCACCCGCAGCTGGGTCACCTGCGCGTTCGTCTGGGGCCTCGGCTCTATCCTGTCCCTTCCTGCCACCATCTACAACCGCGCCTACCTGTTCCCGGGTAAAGACGGCAAAATGCAGTGTGGCGAGCACTACGACATCTCTAGCGCCCAACAGTGGCGGCTGGCCATGCGCATGCTCAGTCACCTGCTGGGCTTCCTCCTGCCCCTGGCGGCCATGCTGGGGTTCTACGGTGTCACCATCAGCCGCTTGGTCCACACGCGCGGCCTGCGGAAGCATAAGGCCATGCGGCTCATTGTTGCAGTGGTGGCGGCTTTCCTGCTCTGCTGGTGCCCGTACCATGTCGCCACGATGATGGACACACTTCTGAGGgctgagctggtggagtccaGCTGCAGGAGACGACACGAGGCAGACCTGGCCTTGAAGGTCACGCACAGCCTGGGAGTCCTGCACTGCTGTGTCAATCCCGTGCTGTACGCCTTCGTGGGCGAGAAGTTCCGGACCAACCTGTGGAGGCTGACAAGAAAGTTGTGTAAGAGGGAGCCTGTGACCAGGCTCAGCAGATCCACTTCCACCACCTCCCAGGATGGCAACAATGCCCTTATGTGA